The DNA segment ACTGaagttttcttctttctctttcgcTGGTATGATCTGGACATCTTTTCTTTGCTGCCGTAAAATCTATGTCATCGTGGTTTTTGTGTTGATTCACTAACTATGTTTATTAGTCCCCaacaaccggaggggactataggtttcatctccattcTTCTGTCCGACCGTCTGTCCCACTTATAGTTTTCAAGACATTTTACCAGATATGaccaaaatatttcagtttgtaaaatcatatatatgtataataattgaTGTTTCTTTGATATtcatagtaatatatattgtttaaaaaaacaacaaaaaaacaaacatcacagactcttataatttattttactctATTGCAACTTTATTATttccctaccggtccaaacgaGGGGACCATTTCActatgccttgagatattgagctgaaattttctgtatagcttttttttaaaacttgaaaACCACATCAGCCATGATACactcacttaaagggacataccctaattattaaacactaaggcatatttttgactattagagcccttttttgagaactgaaatcatactttacttagagtTTACTGTCTAGATTATCCATTTtagtacattcgaagtgttttggtcatcctggtgtttttaatatcataaaatgtatttctcatatttttaaaaatgcacatgcgtctgagaagtgaCAGTTATGGGAGTCAagttttggtctatttttagagggtatttcaccatttcaaagtcacagactcgtatgtttcactcaattgtaactttatccaaatgtgttacatgtttgtagactaactgaacttagtgttaTTTTTCACGGATTGagactagggtatgtccctttaagaaataaacagaacagagagatagaaataataataacctaTTAACAACAGTTTAGAAAAAATACTATGCTTGAAAGTTAATGggaattaaaattagctccactattacatgtggatctaacagcagctcgttggagctcatgtccagttgacctttcatttgatcaatcaaaaccttacttgtaaaatcatgccagtgatttgaaaagaatttgaaaacattcgggattatgccgagggtatacgaaaagattcgggtgaattacgaagtatgccggaaactagtttcaatataaaattttatataaaatttgtttcaagatgaaaaaaaaccctgtaatggcatagccataaaatctgtttagcctagtatacaatccagagtttattaatgcacttttccccgttttttcaatgttgaaatcgcccgatatttaaattgttatttatagatgaaatgtcacctgaacaTGGGAGTCGATGCAatgatctactggtagaccagtagagctaattgtAATCAGATTGGAATTAATTTAGACCTAACTAGAAATGTTTTGCCTTGTTTTGTATTCTAAGGGGTATATAAGAAGAAATGGTACAATATAATGATAATTGGTTAATAAACATTAGACAGGAACTGTATTCACTTGGATTAAACTACATTtggaatttattttatgttgacGACAGTACATTATAATCAAAGAATGGATATTAGATACTTTTAAGCAATTATTGTTACAGCAAAACAATGACAATGCCTATAAGCTATAGGTAGTAcgaaaccaaataacatccgttAATTAGTAGTACAGACAgtgaaacaagaaacaacaaatgttttaaagactatatgtggtaacctgtaatcagtggccacctgtcttaagcggccacttttatctactcccttgtgtgacggCTTAaggccagtttttattttaatgtgcgAAGCatcaaatgtaataaaatagctaattttgaatttgaatgatgtcagtattccagtgacatcactttgcatctccttacaataaccatgaACTGGGCACATGacgtttccattttaagaatgctggacaAATTctaatgcaaaattgctattaaaatgtttttgtttcaaattaacattactaatgcacctgaatgtgtttgaagaaaatcttgcgattaaaaaattataccctttatgaaatatggatttcaagtgaaattatggtaagatatgctatatttattgtgtacaaagccaaaacaagggtgcgaagatTGACTGTCTTTgaccttaatattaattataaaaattgaacCATGTGCACACTTTTTGCATGAAGATCTATGCAGAGTTGTACCATGTGACACATTCAATCACCTGAttagaggtcatgacctctcaaaagacATTTCCAAAAGTCAGTGTGAAGAGGTGATAAATATCATATGGATATCTCTTCCActacagtgtaataaataaagatatatacacatgtagaatGATAGTAATCAACCTATATTACTGTAAAGTGTGTATTTCAAGTCacatacacgagggtaataatctctttatcatataagctcaagcttaatacaacgtgtttttgtaaactgtatacacaactttaattccagtccgccattactagatattcagatgacgtaagaatatgtggcgcggtgtattttttaatggaaatgacatcaaactcgaatgacgtcattttggatgtccttacatcaaaataaagttatgcctaacattttttgttttctgaacgctggacagctttcagtgtcaaattgccattgaaatgtttttatttgatgactatgaatgcatacgtcaatcatggagtgtcacccaagtacgtttgcttaaatatcaataaacctagtgccgagacctcgactaatttacatctaatttgcaaagttatcaaattcttaaagtatgtgatctaaaaaatatcacatactttgattgcactaaaaatgtaagatattatatgataaatattattatctgtGTTTGTTCTGGACAGGCTCGGTGTGTGTTCCTTAGGATGATAATCTCGGCATGGTGGACTTCCACATTTTCAGTCACACGAGTGTCATTTATGTTTCTGAGAGCGACATGGTTATGGATACGGACATGGCTTGTGGATACTTATGAAAGCAGGTCATGCTGCAAAAAGTAagcttaaatatatatacagttgattcctgttggctcgaaccccgtgggtgctcgagaaagtgtattctactgtatatgttatgttatgttaaagtttggtttgtttaacgataccactagtgcacattgatttattaatcattggctattggatgtcaaacatttggtcattttaacatatacacGTAATCTTAGAGAGCAAATCcgttaaattttttcattagaagcaacctcacatgtagaaacaacttgggatggtggtgtgtcgcatactattactaggtcactgtgacctacattTCATGGTCtcctgcacataacagtaaatccatgTCCACATCAACTGTATGCATACAGATGcttacaggaccatcaaaccatgtgtaggaacaacttgggatggtggtgtgtcgcatactattactaggtcactgtgacctacattTCATGGTCtcctgcacataacagtaaatccatgTCCACATCAACTGTAtgcatacatatgcatacaggaccatcaaaccacatgtaggaacaacttgggatggtggttggtccaaaacaaactgttcacccatcccattgcaaacaaTTGACATAATTAGACTTGAATCATACTCGTAAcatattaatatagatatggttttccatcaaactcctgatgggcatatcatgtacctcaccagtactcgtttttatatgcacaatcccccAAACAGGAAATATGTTGTGTTCAGGGgttaattaataaagacaaaagtgacaaaaaaatgaattaatgaattcaGTGAATATGATCAGTGTTGTTAGATTAAGACATTTGTTGACGTTTGCCTGGCTGCCCTGCCTTCTGGTCGTAAAGCCCTcaaaaaaattccattagtcAAGTCCAAATGGCCTTGCCCTCTAATTTGCCAAATTTAAGGCCACTTCTTGTAGagttgggaatcggttggaagTTCATAATTGATAATCGGTTGTCACCAACTGATCAAAATTCGATTACACAAACGGTtagaattacatgtatatgaacataatataattataaggaCCAATTTAAGCGCCCATTGGGATGCTCGCCAGAATGGATTCTATAACTgataattttacctttaatagctacttaatttgttttctaaatattcacatgaaaaaaacatcatgatctaaactggaggaacaattatggttaacattttcccacataatcgattatggatttttataatcgatcataaCATTGGTAAAGCCAAACCAGTCAATTTAATGGATCATTGTATCATCACTAGCTTCTTGTTGATGTAGTTTGTGGCAATGTGCCTGTGGTGATGATGGACGTTTGACAAATTATGTCTAGTTAACAGGGCTTGATGTTGAAAGTTTgttacctacagcaattttaaaatgtttttatcatagGTAAAATGctcactgatggcaattttgagtgccacaaatataaaaaccaaaaatagcCCCTTCCACCAACGGCAATAATATTTAGCCATCGGTGAAGCCACTAATTACTATGGCAATTGCTGTgagttaaaattacaaaattatttctgAATGAGTGACCTGGTCTAGAAACATTAAGACAAGTGATGTAACATTCCTTTTTCAGGCCAGCTCTGATCGTGGTGTGATCATGGCAGAAAACACCACAATGTCACCTCTgcatcagggctagctctgggtgagaatttttttttgccaaattatctaatttttttttagcaaaacccagttatttaaaaaaaaacccatgaattattacttgattttttttttaacaaattaaaatatttgccaattattcctaaaatttgcaattggcgagtggcagagctagccctgagtaTTGTTCAGATCTGCAGAGATTGTGTGTCCTTGAGATCGGATTTGTCCTTCTTCCTGTGGCCAACCAAACTGAGACTGCTGGACTTCTGGCTCAAATGGTAAGACCTAAAACTGAAAGTCCTACCGGTAAGCTACatgaaaagttaaattttgttttgtttaatgacaccgctagagaacattgatttattaatcattggctatttgatgtcaaaccattggtaattttgaggaGAGGGTTTGGTATAGTGAGTGAAAAATGATGACCTCAGAGATGGATTTTAGAGCcgtatcaaattaaaatataacagaattgcGAGCtaaatagcggatgattaatcaTACAAATATTTCTATCGTGAAAACATCACCTGCagttttttggtggttttgggtggaatttctatttcacctgCTAGGTTCAAAACAATggactgttttatgtttttcgCAGGTCACTATTTTGAGCCTTGTGATTTGTGATATGAAACTTGAAAGGTCATAGCTATCCAATAGCATTGCTTAGATCTAATAACAGAAACCTGAAGTAGTTCATACTGGTCATGGAAttcatggaaagtcatggaattttcaAATATCATTTTCCAAGCCTGGAAAGTCTTGGAATTTTGAGCTGGATCATAGAAAGAGTTGAAATTATTATGAAAACATTGTAACATACTGAACGCCGAAAGAaactatacattttataaaatgccAGTTTTGAAATGTCATGGACGAATTTCCACAAATGTTGTACATGGTTTCCAACATTCAGACCACCCTGCAAAAGTTGCAAAGAATCGGGCATAAAACTACTAGATCCAGAAAACCGGTTATGCACAAAATGCACGTGCAAAGTTAATTTGAAATATGCATATGACTAATTCATACTGATTTAACTGGTAAATGATAGCCATTGAgaaaacttttaaaacatttcacatattggGAACTGATAAATGGATAGGCTCAGTCAAATTCAGTGCGAACGTGCAATAGGCATGGTTCAATCCAGTCAAACTGTTGCAGATGTGGCATGCACGTTTGGTTGTACAAGAGCCACTATTTACGCCTTACAAAGAAGATTTATGCAAACTGCTACAACTGGGGATGCACACCGCTCAGGACGCCTAAGGGTTACCACTCCAGGGGAAGACCGGTATATCAGACTGTtacatttgcgcaatcgattatTGCcagctactgttactgctgtcaATATGCCTAGGCATCAAATCAGTGCACAAACTGTACGCAGAAGATGACGATGGTTTAGTCTTTATGTTTAGACCTTACCGTGTCCCCATACTTACAGCTCATCACCATCAAGCGCGATTACAATGGGACAGGCAACATCTGAATTGGAGACATGTGGACTGGAATAATGTTGTTTTCAGTGATGAGTCTGATTACCACCTCGGTCGTGCAGACAGATGAACAAGAGTGTACAGGAGGCAGGGAGAACGTTATGCTGATGCCTGTGTGGAGGAGATGGACAGATTCGGAGATGGAAGTGTCATGGTATGGGGAGGAATCTGCGGAAGACGTAAAATGCGTTTAACTGTGTTAAACGGCAACCTCGCAGCTCAATGGTACATGGATGAAATTCTCGCATTAGAAGTGATACCTTTCATGAACCGACATGGTCCAGGACTTGTATTCCAGCAGGACAATGTGCGACTGCCTACCGCCAGAATCACACAGGATTACTtacaactttaaaacataaattgcTGACATGGCCGTCGCATTCACCAGACCTGTTACCGATTGAACACCTTTGGGAAGAACTGGATAGGAGGGTGAGATGTAACCATCAACCCCACACCCTACCTGCACTACAAAATGCATTGGAGTGTGAATGGGAGAACTTGCCAGCAAATATGATTCAACATTACGTTAACTCCATGTGGCGACGTCTAACGACATTAATTCGAGCTAATGGCGGACATATGCGCTATTAAAGACACATGAGAGCCTGTTTAATTGACTTCCAACTGTTTCTATGCAATTTACCTTTTAAGTTTGCATCAATATTTTCAGTTTGTCAAATGTATTGcggtttacatttttttttaccccctATTCATTTTCGACATGAATAACTGTTTTTCTAATAATCCACATTTAATGGAATTTGCGGAAGTGTTTTGTTTGATAATGAAATCTGGTTTGCTATAACAAATGTTATGATTTTTTGTGTATTGCGAGAATACATCTCAACAACATTCCgtgtatagtttcttttggtaTTCAGTAAATTGTGTTGATGATTGTAAAGAAATCCTTGAAAATCTTTTAAAAGGTCAtaggaaaatgtattttaaaagtgGAATTTTGTCGATAAcaaagtgtatgaaccctgaatAAGATCTGATTGCAATTAGAATGATTAAACCTTTATTTGAACTTGAAAATGTGGGTCAAAATGGCCTTTCTCAGATGTCCATGATATCAGAATGTATCACTGAGATGTTCAGCTTCATGACAAACACCATGAAGTTTAGTCTTATGTGAACATTCCCTTCATTTCTCTCCCTTCCAGTTTCACTGTGAAGGAAAACAGAAGAGCAACCCATTCCTGAGGCTATGTCTACTTCAGCAGGTTGATCCAGCTCTTGTGATGTCTCTACAGAAGGTTCCTAAACTGGGTCAGGTCAAGGCCTTGCAGCTTCTTGAAGCATTCCACAGTAGGTTGATGAACAGCTCTCTGCCttaacttttccatctaggagccagatggcccctacttgtatttttatatatagatagaatgaaatgttttagccgccaattgaaaaataaaacaatcgcAATGTAGAGGGGTAGCATAATAATACATAGTTTGTTACTCTTCTGAGACTTTCCAAATTTTGATACGTAGAAATGCAAATTCAGCAGAAAAATCTTAGCTTTATTTACATTTACTgggtagtaaaaaaaaagaagctttcTAGCagaatttttacatatatttggtGAGCAGactagtacagtgaaaccctacTTAATGACCACCCTAGTATTAAGACCTCTCTGCTATTAAGACCACTTTTGTAAAGACTGAAATATTTCCGTATCATTTTATAGATAAAACTACCCTGGTATTAAGACCATCCAACTACTGCAGATTACGACCAGTAAAGTCAGCCCCAATGGTTGTTTTTAGTGGATTTCCACCCTGTCAAAGTGACCATATTATGATAGCAAATTTTCAGCATTTTTTGTTTACACAAGTGTTGAAaagatttctttgtttttgctgATTGTTAACAAATGACAGGTAGTACAGTCAAAGAGTAATCATGTTAGTTTAATCTGTGGAGCATAAAAAGGATACTGTTACCTTTAGTTTCCAGAAAACGTTGTCACCTAGTTAATATTAATGAGCGATGTAATGCACTGATTGGTTGTTTTCTTAACTGCAGTCagtcaattcaattctttattgtcATAAGCATTTGCTTATTGgtacaaacaatatacatgtacatgagcaAACAATCGTGACAGAAGTATGGCTAGTGAAGAATATAAATAGACAATTGAAGcatgatatattaataaattatccaATTATCAGATTTCTGCTCTTAAAGGACTTAATTTGACCAAATATTTTCCTAGATTACAAAGTATTTTTACATTTGAATAGTTAAGCAACTCTATAAATTTGAACATAGGTCTAAACCAATAATAGCGTATTTTTCGGCATATAAgccgctacttttttttactgtGAATTGCAAGGTGCGGTTTATAAAACGGTGcgctttatttattaattttacggTAACCGCCATGCATATAAACATCACCTTTTGTTTTattctcataataataatatagcatacCAAATGACTGGGACTGAAGTATTACGATGGAATATGACTCTTTATTAATAGTCTAATCAGGCTAGAAACAATACAACACTTGTGTATTGTTAGACTTACTGTGTCAAAAATAGACTCGACCACAAAGTTTCTTAGtctgttttaaaatgaagtaaTTCGCCTCATATTACACAAAGTAATGTTGTCATAGTTTCTAGCAAACACACCCCACTTGCATGTTCCGTACTGCAAATAAAAAGCCAGTGGCAGCCTAAACAATATCACATGACACAATTAATGTACAATGTCATGGCCATTTACGACCAATTGCAAAAGCCGAACCTTAACAATATCAAAACAGTTTCTTGATATCTTTAACGTGTCTATTTGTTacctgtttgtaatgtttttaattaatatatcgaAATTTAAGTTCAGTACAAAGCTTGCAAATTAAAATCACATAATCGGAGTACCtgtaatgtttgtattacaTGTCGACATTCCCAATCCCCTAATTTATACAGAGCATAACGTTgttgtatttcattatattacatgtaattatatatttctataacgggtatattataaatatataattctcggcaaatatttgttttaaaagttataaaacaatgttgaaACTAAACGATCGACAGGACCATGCTTAGTTTCAGTTCACTGCCACTGGCCTAATATCCAGCTTGACCTGACCTCGTTTgaatatatgtaatttttgcACATGACACATTAGTTAGGTTACAGAGAAACAGAGTAATCGAGTGAGTACTAGTAATTTTTACTCGTACACTTTTTTTTCGCATCATGCTTTGTAATCATActggaacaaataaaatgttgtcatgtatttttttttctttgcaacTAATACAAGATTACGAACAATGCATTACCAagttcttgttcatattttcgtAAACAATAGTGGGCTTTGTCgactgtgtgttttgttttgtttacaaacacaCAATCAgcaattaattattgtttgaatttaagggagaatggatatctttattattattattattaaatacaaacaataattaactgtaATTAAGTTTTATGCGGTTTGGATTAAGGTCGGAACTTGGCCTAAAAACAAGGGATACGGTTTATACACCAGTGCATGTAATAGGCCAGAAaatacggtatatatatatttcttgtatTACTAAATGCAGAACAAcataa comes from the Gigantopelta aegis isolate Gae_Host chromosome 14, Gae_host_genome, whole genome shotgun sequence genome and includes:
- the LOC121389154 gene encoding Fanconi anemia core complex-associated protein 24-like → MAENTTILASGRASPEYCSDLQRLCVLEIGFVLLPVANQTETAGLLAQMFHCEGKQKSNPFLRLCLLQQVDPALVMSLQKVPKLGQVKALQLLEAFHSRLMNSSLP